The genomic DNA GTTGCCGGTGGTGGTGATCATCGTCCTGGCACTGTCGCTGGTCGAATCGCTCTTCATCCTGCCCGCTCACTTGGCCCACACGCCAACGGTCCGACGCACGTTCTGGTTGACGCAGTTTCTGCATCGCGGGCAACAAGCCTTTGGTCGCAGTTTCAATCGCGTGGTGGAGCTGCTTTACGGGCCGGTGCTGCGGCTGTGCTTGCGATTCCGCTACGTCACGGCTTGTGTCGCCGTCGGGTTGTTTCTGCTGGTCGGCGGCTACGCGACGAGTGCTCACATGGGCATGATTCTGATGCCGGAGGTCTCCGCCGACGAGATCGAAGCCGGTGTGCGGATGCCCGTGGGAACGACGCAGGATCAATCGGCGGAGATCGCACGCGTCGTGACCGAAGCCAGCTTGCGAATGTTCGAAGAACACAACTTGTACGAAGTAGCCGAGGGAATCAAAACCAACGTTCGCGGGCAAGACTTTATCGACGTTGAGATTGTGATGCGGCCGCCCGACCAACGCGACATGACGGCCAATGAAGTCATCGAACTGTGGCGCGATTCGATCGGCGATCTGCCGGGTGTCGACCAGGTCACCTTCGAAGCCGAACGTGGGCCCGGCGGGCATCGACGGGACATCAGCATCGCGCTCAGCCACACCGATATCGAGGTGCTTGAGAAAGCTTCCGAAGCGTTTGTCAGCCGAGTGGAACAATATTCGTACGTTCGCGATGTCAACCACAACTACAACCGCGGCAAAGCTCAATACGACTTCCACCTGCGTCCTGAAGGCCGGGCACTGGGGCTGACCGATGAATCGTTGGGCGAACAGCTTCGCGGTGCTTTCTTCGGTTCGCTGGCCCTGCGGTTGCTGCGTGGGACCAACGAAGTCGAGGTCCGAGTTAAGTTGCCCGAGGAGCAACGCGAGGACCTTCACCATTTGGAAGATCTGGTGATTCGCACTCCCAGCGGCGCCGAGGTGCCATTGTTGGATGTTGCCGAGTTGAAAAAGGAAGTTTCCTTTTCTCGCATCAACCGACGCGATGGCCGCCGCGCGATTCGCGTCAGCATGGACGTCGAACCGAAGCGTGCGATCACGCAGGTTATCACCGCGATCAAAAACGAAGCTCTGCCCGAACTGCGGCGCGACTACCCAGGGATCACGTGGAGCTTCGAAGGTAGCGATGCCGAGATGCGTCGCGCGACATCGACTCTGTGGGGCTACTTTGGTCTCGCCTTGGCGGTGATCTACTCGCTGTTGGCGATCGCCTTCCGCGACTACGTGCAACCTCTGATCGTACTCGTCGCGATCCCGTTCGGAATCGTCGGCGCGGTCCTGGGACACATTTGGTTAGGCTACGACATCTCGCTCGTCAGCCTGATGGGTGTGATCGCGCTCTCGGGCGTCGTGATCAATGATTCGCTGATCATGGTCGACTACGCCAACCGTCGTCGCAAGCAGGACTGCACCGCGTTGGAAGCGATCTCCCAAGCCGGCCTGCGTCGTTTCCGCCCGATCCTGTTGACGACTCTGACCACCTTCGGCGGCTTGTTGCCGTTGATTTTTGAAAAATCGCTGCAAGCTCAATACATCGTCCCGATGGCCATCTCGCTCGGCTTCGGCATCCTCTTCTCCACCACGATCGTCCTGGTCCTGATCCCCTGCCTGTACCTGATCCTCGAAGACATCGTCGCGATCTTTAAAACGCAACCGCAAGCGTAAGAAGGCAGGTGATAGGGCTGTTAAGTTTTTGCTAAGACAGTCTAGTCGCCACACGTTAGCGCGGCGCTGTCCGAGGAAACCGGACACTGGGCGCGTGCCGGCTGATACCTGAAATTCGCCCTGCGATGGTAAGCCAGCAAGTTCTCCGCGGAGTCTGCGCGTGTGAAACCGCCGACGCTTAGCGTCTTGTGTGGCGTGTCGGATCGGCTGTCCAAGATCACCGCTGGAACACGTCGCCGAAAAAAAAAGCTGGTAAAGGGTGAACGCAAGCGGTAATCTATCTGCCCGCAATACTCCTGTCTGTTCGCCAAAAGGGCAGGGAAAGCGGGAGCAATAAGAGATCAACTGCCGGTCATCGACTTTCGCCTAGCCTATTCATGCAATGAATAATAGGAGGTCGACCTCGATAATGTTATCAGTAATTGGCTCGCGTCTGACGTCAAAGTCGGGAGTTCGCGGTATGCTTTGCTTCTAGAGTGAACTGTTTTTCTTCTCTGCTTTCATGGCTCGAATTTGCAGTCGAGCGAACACAAGATCTCATCGTTTTGGGTAGAGGGCACCGATAGGTCCTGCCCTTAGAATCACGCTCCAGGCGATCCCGCCGGCAACGTCTGGGTTGCGAACAGTTGGGATCAGATACTTGCCGGGTTCAAACAAGTTCCCGACCGGGCGCTCTCAACCGGCTTTGCCGGCAACACCACCGTGGTTTTCTTCGGCGTGGCCAAACCGGTGCGGACGCCGTTGATTGGACCTGCGAAGTCGCCTTAGTCCGTAGCGGGACCGAAGCGAGCCAACTCACCACCACGATCTTCAAACTGAACAACCATTAACACTTCGAACCACCAAAACTTCTACTTAGGGAATGAATCGATGACTCGAAAACACCTGACCGCTCTCCTGGCGGCAGTCGCCGTGTTTGCTATATCCTCCTCGGGGCAGGCGCAAGACGTCACGCCCGAAGAAGCGCGCGCGATTGCCAAGGAAGCTTACATTTACGGCTACCCGTTGGTCGACAGCTATCGGATTCAGTACGCCTACTTCGTCGACAAGGACGATAAATCGTACAAGGCACCGTGGAACCAGATTAAGAACATTCCGGCTGTCTACACGCCGGCCGACACCGCAATCCAAACTCCTAATTCGGACACGCCCTACTCGTTCGTGGGGCTGGACCTGCGAGCCGAGCCGATCGTGATCAGCGTTCCGGAAATCGAGAAGAGCCGCTACTACAGCGTCCAATTCATCGACGCCTACACGTTCAACTTCGCTTACGTCGGTTCGCGTGCGACGGGAAACAACGCCGGCAATTTCCTGGTCGCTGGTCCAAATTGGAAGGGGGACAAGCCTGCTGGCATCAAGCAGGTGATCCGGTCGGAGACCGATTTCGACATGGTTGTTTTTCGAACCCAGTTGTTCAATCCCGCGGACATTGACAACGTCAAAAAGATCCAGGCCAAGTACAAGGTTCAACCGCTGTCGGCATTCCTCGGCACGCCCACCCCGCCAGCCGCACCGGCCGTCGATTGGGCCAAGCCGCTGACTCAGGAAGAAGAGAAGACGTCGCTTGAATTCTTCAATGTCCTCAATTTCGTGCTCGGCTATTGCCCGGTCGATCCGACCGAAGTCGAGCTGCGGAAACGCTTCGCCAAGATTGGCATCGAAGGGGGCAAGAGCTTCGATCCGGCGAAACTGTCACCCGAATTGAAGACCGCCATCGAGCAGGGGCGGGCCGATGCCTGGGAAGCTTACGCTGGCGACGCCAAACTGCTGGAAGCCGGAAAGATCACTCCCGGTGATTGCTTCGGCACCCGCGAGTACTTGAAGAACAACTTCCTGTACCGCTGGCTTGCGACCATCGGCATCTATGGTAACTCCAAGCAGGAGGCGATGTATCCCGTCTACCAAGTCGATTCCGCGGGGCATCCGTTGAATGGTGCCAATCGTTATACGCTGCGTTTCGCGAAGGGAGAGCTTCCGCCGGTCAAGGCGTTTTGGTCGCTGACGATGTACGATCAGCCCCAGAGTCTGCTGGTGGCCAACCCCATCGATCGTTATCTCATCAACTCGCCGATGCTGCCCGAATTGAAGAAGGACGCCGATGGCGGACTCACGCTTTACATCCAAAACGATTCTCCCGGCAAGGAACGGGAGTCCAATTGGCTGCCCGCTCCCAAGGGCCCGTTTGCGATGTACATGCGGCTCTACTGGCCCGCCGAAGCGGCACTGGATGGCACATGGAAAGCCCCCAAGCTGAATCTCGTCAAATAGCGACGAAACGCTTGAAATTCGATGGGTAATCGCCTGTCCGTCTTGCATGGTATGACGAGACTGCGCAAGCAAACTCAGCGGCAGAAAGGGACATGCACCGATCGTCCCTTACTGCCCGTGCGGTCGGGTGAGTGGTATTGCTGTTGCTGCGTAAGCGGCGTGGCGGATCGAAGTACGGATTTGCTGGTCTAGCGAGCACGCGTCGGGTATACTTGGATCATGAAACCGCAAATGACTCCAGAAATCCGCAGTGCTCTCGACAAACATCCGGTTGGGCCTGTACGCATCGACGGCGATACCGGCGGCGGCCCTGTCTATTTGGTTCGGTTGGATGATATCGCCAACTTACAGGCGCTGGTTGATAGTCGGGTCGGCGAGGCTCTAAGCGAGGCCGATGAAGACATCACCGCAGGTCGGATTGTTGAATGGAATCCCGATGCGATGAAACGCCTCGGTCGCGAACGTTTCTCTGGCTCTGATCAAGACTGATGCCGAGGATTCGGCTTACCGCCTCCGCTCAAGACGACCTTGCGGAGATCTGGCATTACGTTGCCGTTGAGCAGCAAAGCCCGCTCAATGCAGATTCCTTGGCGGATGCCTTTGATGAACGTTTCCAATTGCTCGCTGCGCACCCACATACCGGTGAAGCCGTTGAGCATTTGCGACCGGGTACGCGACGTTCGATCGTCAAAAAACGCTTTCTTGTTTTTTATCAAGCTGAGGCGAAGGGCGTCTTAATTCTACGTGTCCTCCACGGCGCGCGTCTAATCCAACCGGACGATCTTGAGTGACTCTTGGTGGCGTTACATCCATTCGTCGACTATTTCTAACGCAGTCGCTCGAAACTGTTCATTGCGTGCAGGCTGCTGCTCCCGTTGGCACGCATCGGCAATGGGCTAGAAGCGAGACGTTGTCCTACTTTGCCGGATGAGACGTGTACGCAAAGCTTGCGCGATGGAACCCTCTACTGCCAATCTTTCCACGTCTATCGATTGGCAGGCTCTGATTTGTCCAAGCAGACTCAGGGTTTCTGAGTCTTGAACATTGGATTGATCGCGGCAGGCCACGTATTTTTTAGCCGACGACTTTGCTGATATCGATCAGATGCAGTTGGCGGCCTTCGCCCTCGGCAGGCGTATCGATACAGACGAATTTGCCGTCGCGCGATAGCCGCGGATGCGTGTCGACTCGCCACTCGCCCTTGTAGATCGGGGGCAGGTGGAAACCGCCCAGATCGATCCGTCGCCCCGTCGCGACTTCGAACAGGTGCGGGGTCTGCAGACGCGCCTTCCCCTTGGGGTAGGTGTCGTTGAGGATCCACTTGTTGCCAGGCAGATAGCT from Rosistilla oblonga includes the following:
- a CDS encoding efflux RND transporter permease subunit; this translates as MARNSIAANLLMFILLGGGIWSAISMQKEVFPPSQLDIVEIEVGYPGASPAEVEQGILRPIEGAVRGVDGIQRIDSEAREGRGTVLIELVAGQNRMKAFQDIDQAVSRIRTFPDQIEQPEVRLQTDQREVMQVSIYGSIDVWALRKLAEQLRDTLLSTEEITQVELRRVPQYVTHIEIPRQQLREYGLTLPEVAEIIRTSSQDVAAGSVQTSAGEILLRVKARKQWADEFANIEVVSGRAGPSVTLGDLAVIRDGFEEVGFHSQFSQTPSVELDIYRVGSQSPIDIANVVEKTMSDFESVLPPGVQWRIDRNNAEEFRRRLELVTKNALQAVVIVLVILALFLEFRLAFWVMMGMVVSFIGGLLFLPLVGISINMISLFGFLVVLGIVVDDAVVVGENVYEERQTARDLERAAIHGTREVASPVVFSILTNIVAFVPLMFIPGETGKFWSPLPVVVIIVLALSLVESLFILPAHLAHTPTVRRTFWLTQFLHRGQQAFGRSFNRVVELLYGPVLRLCLRFRYVTACVAVGLFLLVGGYATSAHMGMILMPEVSADEIEAGVRMPVGTTQDQSAEIARVVTEASLRMFEEHNLYEVAEGIKTNVRGQDFIDVEIVMRPPDQRDMTANEVIELWRDSIGDLPGVDQVTFEAERGPGGHRRDISIALSHTDIEVLEKASEAFVSRVEQYSYVRDVNHNYNRGKAQYDFHLRPEGRALGLTDESLGEQLRGAFFGSLALRLLRGTNEVEVRVKLPEEQREDLHHLEDLVIRTPSGAEVPLLDVAELKKEVSFSRINRRDGRRAIRVSMDVEPKRAITQVITAIKNEALPELRRDYPGITWSFEGSDAEMRRATSTLWGYFGLALAVIYSLLAIAFRDYVQPLIVLVAIPFGIVGAVLGHIWLGYDISLVSLMGVIALSGVVINDSLIMVDYANRRRKQDCTALEAISQAGLRRFRPILLTTLTTFGGLLPLIFEKSLQAQYIVPMAISLGFGILFSTTIVLVLIPCLYLILEDIVAIFKTQPQA
- a CDS encoding DUF1254 domain-containing protein, yielding MTRKHLTALLAAVAVFAISSSGQAQDVTPEEARAIAKEAYIYGYPLVDSYRIQYAYFVDKDDKSYKAPWNQIKNIPAVYTPADTAIQTPNSDTPYSFVGLDLRAEPIVISVPEIEKSRYYSVQFIDAYTFNFAYVGSRATGNNAGNFLVAGPNWKGDKPAGIKQVIRSETDFDMVVFRTQLFNPADIDNVKKIQAKYKVQPLSAFLGTPTPPAAPAVDWAKPLTQEEEKTSLEFFNVLNFVLGYCPVDPTEVELRKRFAKIGIEGGKSFDPAKLSPELKTAIEQGRADAWEAYAGDAKLLEAGKITPGDCFGTREYLKNNFLYRWLATIGIYGNSKQEAMYPVYQVDSAGHPLNGANRYTLRFAKGELPPVKAFWSLTMYDQPQSLLVANPIDRYLINSPMLPELKKDADGGLTLYIQNDSPGKERESNWLPAPKGPFAMYMRLYWPAEAALDGTWKAPKLNLVK
- a CDS encoding type II toxin-antitoxin system RelE/ParE family toxin, which translates into the protein MPRIRLTASAQDDLAEIWHYVAVEQQSPLNADSLADAFDERFQLLAAHPHTGEAVEHLRPGTRRSIVKKRFLVFYQAEAKGVLILRVLHGARLIQPDDLE